The genomic region GCATGACCAGGGCAACCACATCCCCAGATATGTCCTCTGCGGCCAACCCATCTGCAGCCATTTCTGCAACGGCGGCAAACATCCCGGCACGCAGCAAGAAGCCCAATGACCGCGAGGGCTTCCGGCAGGCCATGTCCTGGCTGCACACCTGGGCGGGGCTGGTGCTGGGATGGCTGCTGTTCGCCATCTTCCTGACGGGCACGCTGTCGTTCTTCAAAAGCGAGTTCAACCTGTGGATGCAGCCTGAGATGCACGGCCTGCCCGCAGCCGACGCGCACACCGCAGAAAAGGCCCTGGCCGCCCTGCACAAGAAAGTGCCAGGGGTGACGCAATGGATCATGCGCCTGCCCGATGAGCGGGACCCAGCTGTCACCGTACTGTGGCGCGATAGTGGCAATGGCCGCTTTGAAACCCTGCACATGAACCCGCAGACCGGCGAGGTGATCGAGGGCCGCCGGACCATGGGTGGCGAGTTCTTCTATCGCTTCCACTTTGAGCTGCGCACCGCACAGAAAGGCCGCTGGGCGCTGGAGGGCCGCTGGGTGGTCGGCGTGGCTACTCTGCTGATGTTCATTGCCCTGCTGACGGGCGTGGTCACGCACCGCCGCATCTTCAAGGACTTCTTCACCTTCCGCCCCGGCAAGGGGGGTCAGCGCGCCTGGCTGGACGCACACAACGTAACCGGCGTGCTGGTGCTGCCCTTCTACCTGATGATCACCTTCAGCGGGCTGATGATCTTCCACACGCTGTACCTGCCCAGTGGCATTGCCACCGCCTATGCCGGGCCGGATGGCAAGGTGGACTCTGCCGCCTACTTTGCCGAGATGCAGGGCGACAAGCCCGAGCGCAGTGCGCGCCGCGCGCGCGGCATGCAGCAGCCACCGCTGCCCGTGGTGCCCCTGGCCACCATGATGGAGACCGCACGGCAAAAGTGGCAGGACGGACGCATCGGATCCATCCAGGCCCGGCGTGACGCGCAGGGGCAGGTGGTGGTTGAAGTGACACGCCACGACGGCGACCGGCTGCAGTACCGCCCCCCCCGCATGGTGTTTGATGGCGTGACGGCACAACCCATGGACTACATCGACCCCGCAGGTGCGGCCATTCAGACCTATGGTGTGCTGTACGGCCTGCACATGGCCCGCTTTGCCGGGCCTGGCATGCGCTGGGCCTTGTTGGGCTTTGGGCTGCTGGGCAGCCTGATGATCGCCTCGGGCCTGGTGCTCTGGTCCGTCAAGCGTAGCAGCCAGGCGCAGCGCAAGGGCGCAAGCGCCCCCACCCGCATGCCCGTGGGCGAGCGGCTGGTGGCCGGGCTCAACATTGGCACCCTGGCAGGCCTGCCCCTGGCGTGCGCGGTGTACCTTGCCTCCAACCGGCTGCTGCCGCTGGGGCTGGAAGGCCGGGCCGACGCCGAGCTGGCATGCTTCTTCACCACCTGGGGGCTGGCAGTGGTCTGGGGCCTTCTGGTTCCAAGGCGAAAGGGCTGGACCGTGGTGCTGGCGCTGGCCGCCCTGGCCTGGGCCGCTTTGCCGGTTCTCAATGCCATCACCACGCACACCCATCTGGGCATCACCCTGCCTGCCGGTGAATGGGCGTGGGCAGGCATGGACCTGGCCTTTGCTGGCACCGGCGCATTGTTGGGCGCGGTGGCGTGGCACCTGCACCGCCGCAAGCCTGCGATGGCATCGCAAGGCAAGGCCGGTGCCATGCAGGCCCGCACCACCGAAGCCACTGCGGGGGTCTGAAGCATGTCGACCTTTCTTTTCTGTCTGACGGCCTGGCTGGCCATGGCCCTGGGTATGGACAAACACCATGAAGACGCCATGGCCCGCGAAGCCAGCCCTGCCTTGCTGCGGCGCTGGCGGCAAGTGGCGTGGCTCATCCTGCTGGCATCGCTGTGGCTGGCGGCGCAGGCGCGGCCTGACCGCCCCCCATCGCTGGGCATCACGCTGTGGGCCGTAGCCCTGTCTGCCGCCGCGTTGGGGGCCACTGCCGCCATGACGTGGATGCCAAAGCGCACCGTGCAGCTGGGCGCCGGGGCGCTGGCGCTGGCCGTGCTGACCTGCTTGCTCGGCTGGTGAAACCCGGCAGGTAGCGCATTCAAGCCACCACAAACCCCAGCGGCCCATTCCTCTTGCTCTAAGCCCCCACAGCTGCGCAGGCGCTGTGGGCAGGCGGCCTGCACCCCGCATTTCCACTGTTCATTGTTCAAGGAGTTTTCAGATGTCTGTTCCCTGCAATCCGCTTCGTCATGGCGCCCTCACCCCGCTGGCTTGTGCCGTGCTGGCGCTGACCTGCAGCCAAGCCCTGGCACAAGGCACCCCGGCAGCCACCGAATCTGCGCCTGCTCTGGGCGAAGTCACCATCCATGCCACGCCGCAGGAAACCTATGCGCCCACAGCCAGCTCGACCGCCACCAAAGGCAGCGCGCCTTTGCGTGATGTGCCCCAGGCGGTGAACGTGGTGCCCGCCCAGGTGCTGCGCGACCAGGGCGCGCGGACCATGGAAGATGCGCTGCGCAACGTGCCAGGCGTGGCCATGAGCCATGGCGACGGGCAACGCGACCAGGTGGTGATCCGCGGCTTCACCGCCATCGCCGACCAGTTTGTGGACGGCGTGCGCGACGATGCGCTGTACTTCCGCGACCTGGCAGACATTGAACGCATCGAGGTGCTCAAAGGCCCGGCCGCCGTGCTGTACGGGCGCGGGTCTTCGGGCGGGCTGATCAACCGCGTGACCAAAAAGCCGGTGTTTGGCGACACCACGGGCGAGGCCTCCATCGGCCTGGGCAGTTTCCAGTACCGCCGCGCCACGGCTGACGTGAATGTGGGCATCAGCGACACGGCGGCCTTCCGCATCAATGCCGCCGTGGAGGACTCTGGCAGCTACCGCGACCAGCAGTTTGTGAAGCGCCACAACTTCGCACCGTCCCTGGCGCTCAAGCTGTCTGCGCAGACGGACCTGCTGCTGCAATACACCAACGCCCGCGACAAGCGCCTGACGGACTTCGGCATCCCCGCCATCAACGGCCGGCCCGTGAACGTGCCCGTGGGCACGTATTACGGCTCCAGCAATGCAGCGCAGGACGACACCACCACGAGCACTATGCAGTCGTTCACAGCCACCCTCAACCACCGCTTCAACGATGACTGGTCGGTGCGCAACGTCACCCGCGCCTACGACTACACGCTGGACCGCTACAACACCCTGCCCGGCGGCACCACCGATCCGGTGAACCTGACCGTGGGGCGCACCCGCTCGTTCATCCTGCGCGATGAAAGCGGCTTCTTCAACCAGACCGATGTGACCTGGCGCAACCAGCTCGGCGGCCTGCAGCAGGAATGGCTGATGGGCATGGAACTGGGCCAGCAGAAGAAGCGGGCCGAATCCGTGTCGGGCGGGGCAGATCGTGTGTCCATCCTCAACCCCTCTGGTGCGGCACCGGTGATTCCAGCCGCCAGCTATGCGGCCGACAGCGCCATTCCAAGCCACACCACGCAAGACACCGCAGCCCTCTACTGGCAAAACCAGATCACACTGGCCCCCCAGTGGAAAGCCCTGGTGGGCGCACGCTACGACGTGTTCGGGCAGGAGACACGCTTTGACCGCAAGCTCTCCACCCTCTCGCGCACCGACAAGAAATTCAGCCCCCGCGCCGGACTGGTCTGGCAGCCCAGCGACACTGTGTCGTACTACGTGTCGTACAGCAAATCGTTCCAGCCGTCGGCAGAGACGTTTGCCCTGGCCGCCAACATCACGGCGGCCGAGCCCGAGATCACCCAGAACAAAGAGATTGGAGTGAAGCTGGACCTGCTGGACAAGCAGCTGAGCGTGACCGCCGCTCTCTTCAACCTCGAGCGCACCAACATCAAGAACACCGACCCCACAAACCCTGCACGCCAGATCAACGTGGGCACCCAGCGCACCAACGGCTTTGAACTGACGGCCAGCGGCCGCCTGCCAGGCCGCTGGGACGTGAGCGCAGGCTATGCCTACCTGGACGGCCGCATGACCAAATCGTTGGCGACCACCACCTCGGCCCAGTTGCCGACAGTGGCCGTTCCTGCGGCAGGCAAGGTACCGGCACTGACGCCCCGCAACTCCGCCTTTGTATGGGCCATGAAGGACCTGGGCCAAGGCCTGCGCCTGGGCGGCGGTGTCAGCTATGTGGGCGAGCGCTTTACCTCCCTTACCAACCTCGTCACCCTGCCCGCCTACACCACGCTGGACGCCGCCCTGCAATACACCGTGGGCCGCTGGGAACTGGATGTGAACGTGAAGAACCTGGCCGATCGCAAGTACTACGTGTCTGCGCACGGCAGCAACGACAACCTCATCCTGCCGGGCTCGCCCCGCGCCGTGCAGGTGACTTTGCGTACGCAGTTCTGAGCACCGCACGCCCACCGGCGTGCGCATCGCCCGCGCACGCCATTTCAAGCAAAACAGGCCTCCAGCGCTTTATCAATAAGCGCAGGCAGCTACAAATTCAATAGCACTTC from Acidovorax sp. DW039 harbors:
- a CDS encoding PepSY-associated TM helix domain-containing protein, whose translation is MSWLHTWAGLVLGWLLFAIFLTGTLSFFKSEFNLWMQPEMHGLPAADAHTAEKALAALHKKVPGVTQWIMRLPDERDPAVTVLWRDSGNGRFETLHMNPQTGEVIEGRRTMGGEFFYRFHFELRTAQKGRWALEGRWVVGVATLLMFIALLTGVVTHRRIFKDFFTFRPGKGGQRAWLDAHNVTGVLVLPFYLMITFSGLMIFHTLYLPSGIATAYAGPDGKVDSAAYFAEMQGDKPERSARRARGMQQPPLPVVPLATMMETARQKWQDGRIGSIQARRDAQGQVVVEVTRHDGDRLQYRPPRMVFDGVTAQPMDYIDPAGAAIQTYGVLYGLHMARFAGPGMRWALLGFGLLGSLMIASGLVLWSVKRSSQAQRKGASAPTRMPVGERLVAGLNIGTLAGLPLACAVYLASNRLLPLGLEGRADAELACFFTTWGLAVVWGLLVPRRKGWTVVLALAALAWAALPVLNAITTHTHLGITLPAGEWAWAGMDLAFAGTGALLGAVAWHLHRRKPAMASQGKAGAMQARTTEATAGV
- a CDS encoding TonB-dependent siderophore receptor, with protein sequence MSVPCNPLRHGALTPLACAVLALTCSQALAQGTPAATESAPALGEVTIHATPQETYAPTASSTATKGSAPLRDVPQAVNVVPAQVLRDQGARTMEDALRNVPGVAMSHGDGQRDQVVIRGFTAIADQFVDGVRDDALYFRDLADIERIEVLKGPAAVLYGRGSSGGLINRVTKKPVFGDTTGEASIGLGSFQYRRATADVNVGISDTAAFRINAAVEDSGSYRDQQFVKRHNFAPSLALKLSAQTDLLLQYTNARDKRLTDFGIPAINGRPVNVPVGTYYGSSNAAQDDTTTSTMQSFTATLNHRFNDDWSVRNVTRAYDYTLDRYNTLPGGTTDPVNLTVGRTRSFILRDESGFFNQTDVTWRNQLGGLQQEWLMGMELGQQKKRAESVSGGADRVSILNPSGAAPVIPAASYAADSAIPSHTTQDTAALYWQNQITLAPQWKALVGARYDVFGQETRFDRKLSTLSRTDKKFSPRAGLVWQPSDTVSYYVSYSKSFQPSAETFALAANITAAEPEITQNKEIGVKLDLLDKQLSVTAALFNLERTNIKNTDPTNPARQINVGTQRTNGFELTASGRLPGRWDVSAGYAYLDGRMTKSLATTTSAQLPTVAVPAAGKVPALTPRNSAFVWAMKDLGQGLRLGGGVSYVGERFTSLTNLVTLPAYTTLDAALQYTVGRWELDVNVKNLADRKYYVSAHGSNDNLILPGSPRAVQVTLRTQF
- a CDS encoding DUF3325 domain-containing protein; this translates as MSTFLFCLTAWLAMALGMDKHHEDAMAREASPALLRRWRQVAWLILLASLWLAAQARPDRPPSLGITLWAVALSAAALGATAAMTWMPKRTVQLGAGALALAVLTCLLGW